From one Caldithrix abyssi DSM 13497 genomic stretch:
- the aroF gene encoding 3-deoxy-7-phosphoheptulonate synthase: MVIMMEKEATESQIEHVIEFLDERGFSVHRSTGVEHIVLGVIGDVSKLDIRDLKVLPGVADAYRISVPYKMTSRQFQHENTVIKIGEVEIGGDEVVVIAGPCSVEYKEQTMIIAEHVARAGVKILRGGAFKPRTSPYSFQGLGEEGLKILREAADKYGLLVITEVMDKDQIGMVSEYADIIQVGARNMQNFSFIRALGKAKKPVFLKRGIAATIEEWLMSAEYILSGGNKNVILCERGIRTFETYTRNTLDLSAIPVVKKLSHLPVFADPSHGTGIRNKVIPMARAAIAAGADGIMVEVHHDPEHALSDGAQSLYPQQFAELMDQIRVIAEVIGRKIADKRDSN, translated from the coding sequence ATGGTTATCATGATGGAAAAAGAGGCAACGGAAAGCCAGATAGAGCACGTTATCGAGTTCCTCGACGAGCGGGGATTCTCAGTACATAGATCAACCGGTGTTGAGCATATTGTTTTAGGCGTCATTGGCGACGTCTCTAAACTGGATATTCGCGATCTCAAAGTTCTTCCGGGGGTGGCAGACGCCTATCGAATATCGGTGCCTTATAAAATGACCAGCCGGCAGTTTCAACACGAAAATACGGTAATTAAAATAGGCGAGGTGGAAATTGGCGGCGACGAGGTGGTGGTTATTGCCGGCCCCTGCTCGGTGGAATACAAAGAACAGACCATGATCATTGCCGAGCATGTGGCCCGTGCGGGCGTAAAAATTTTGCGCGGCGGCGCCTTTAAGCCCCGTACGTCTCCTTACTCGTTTCAGGGGTTGGGCGAAGAAGGATTGAAAATTTTGCGGGAAGCAGCCGATAAATACGGCCTGCTGGTCATCACCGAAGTGATGGATAAAGATCAAATAGGCATGGTAAGCGAATACGCCGATATCATTCAGGTGGGCGCCCGAAACATGCAGAACTTCTCTTTTATTCGCGCTCTGGGCAAAGCCAAAAAACCGGTCTTTTTAAAACGCGGTATTGCCGCCACCATCGAAGAGTGGTTGATGTCGGCTGAATACATCCTTTCCGGCGGAAACAAAAACGTGATTTTATGCGAGCGGGGCATACGAACCTTTGAAACCTACACCAGAAATACGCTGGATCTTTCGGCCATTCCGGTGGTCAAAAAATTGAGCCATTTGCCCGTTTTTGCGGACCCCTCGCACGGGACGGGGATACGTAACAAGGTCATTCCCATGGCCCGGGCAGCCATTGCGGCCGGCGCGGACGGCATCATGGTAGAGGTGCATCACGATCCGGAGCATGCCTTATCCGATGGCGCGCAATCTTTGTATCCGCAACAGTTTGCAGAATTGATGGATCAAATTCGCGTCATTGCAGAGGTGATTGGCCGTAAAATTGCCGATAAAAGAGATTCTAATTGA
- the ruvX gene encoding Holliday junction resolvase RuvX, with the protein MGKILGLDIGSKRVGVAVSDELAFLAHPLKTITWKGYKLFVEEIQNLISEQSVTKIVVGVPYTLEGNVSKKTEEVLRLIKKLRKNVSIPIIEVDESLSTKRAHDVLHRVGKKPSKKRQTIDQIAAVFILQDYLDSIR; encoded by the coding sequence ATGGGTAAAATTTTAGGTCTGGATATTGGAAGCAAAAGGGTGGGTGTTGCTGTAAGCGATGAACTGGCTTTTTTAGCCCATCCTTTAAAAACCATAACCTGGAAAGGTTATAAACTATTTGTCGAAGAAATCCAAAACCTCATATCTGAGCAGTCCGTCACAAAAATTGTCGTCGGCGTTCCTTATACTCTGGAAGGAAATGTCTCTAAAAAGACAGAAGAAGTTCTGCGTTTAATCAAAAAATTACGCAAAAATGTTTCGATCCCGATTATTGAAGTGGATGAGAGTCTGAGCACCAAAAGAGCACACGATGTTTTGCATCGTGTGGGTAAAAAACCAAGTAAAAAACGCCAGACAATCGATCAGATTGCGGCGGTTTTTATTTTGCAGGATTATTTGGATTCGATTCGTTAA
- a CDS encoding HU family DNA-binding protein translates to MKTVTKKDVAKRTAQELNEKIYTAEKFVDAVFTVLRKILSEADPEVRIEIRDFGVFEVKKTKPKPKARNPRTGEIIYVPARRKTHFKAGKLLKEVLKEPLPPEEDQ, encoded by the coding sequence ATGAAGACGGTTACGAAAAAAGATGTAGCCAAAAGGACAGCGCAGGAATTAAATGAAAAAATTTATACTGCCGAAAAATTTGTGGATGCGGTTTTTACGGTATTGCGCAAAATTCTCAGCGAAGCGGATCCGGAGGTGAGAATAGAAATTCGTGATTTTGGCGTGTTTGAAGTGAAAAAAACAAAGCCAAAACCAAAAGCAAGAAATCCTCGCACTGGCGAAATCATCTATGTGCCTGCCCGTCGAAAAACCCATTTTAAGGCAGGGAAACTTTTAAAAGAAGTTCTTAAAGAACCCCTGCCGCCAGAAGAAGACCAATAA
- a CDS encoding IS110 family transposase encodes MGKINKKERKFNEETLLVTVDIGKKFNYGYARTKDGQELEVFKFFNTGKGFEYFLKKVESFRAKTGLKNCLFGLESTGSYGLALIHYLHRRGYEIVQINPMHTKRLKELTDNSPNKTDKKDPKVIADIIELNKYLTVIIPEGIFAELRELVHLREKILEDLRRSYNRIEGQLFKIFPEFSQVMRDLTTKTSRYLLAHYTLPQFILDLGLTKLTELIKSVSKNRLGEEKALALYEAAKMSGGIKEGTRSIVMEIKIHLDQIDRLESYQKSLKDEIENYLKEVPYSRNILSIKGIGPIIAAILIGELGDIRRYKSYRELEKIAGLNLYEVSSGQHKGKHHISKRGRSLLRKALFYIAINASRGILQEVYQVHKEKGMASAKALTALSRKILAIIFALVRDDSFYIEGYKKSNKAA; translated from the coding sequence ATGGGGAAAATAAACAAAAAAGAGAGAAAATTCAACGAAGAAACCTTATTAGTTACAGTGGATATAGGCAAAAAATTTAATTACGGTTATGCACGTACAAAAGATGGTCAGGAGTTAGAAGTGTTTAAGTTTTTTAACACAGGTAAAGGATTCGAATATTTTTTAAAAAAAGTAGAAAGCTTCAGAGCAAAGACCGGTCTTAAGAATTGTTTATTTGGCCTGGAATCCACTGGCAGCTATGGGCTTGCGCTCATTCATTATCTACATCGAAGGGGCTATGAGATTGTACAAATAAATCCGATGCATACCAAGCGCCTGAAAGAATTAACGGACAATAGTCCCAATAAGACAGATAAAAAAGACCCAAAGGTCATAGCAGATATAATAGAATTAAACAAATATTTAACAGTAATCATCCCAGAGGGAATTTTTGCGGAATTACGCGAATTGGTTCATTTAAGAGAGAAAATACTTGAAGATCTACGAAGGAGTTATAATCGAATTGAGGGACAGTTATTTAAGATATTTCCGGAATTCTCTCAGGTCATGAGAGATTTAACTACAAAGACTTCACGTTATCTTTTGGCTCATTATACTTTACCTCAATTCATATTGGATTTAGGCTTAACAAAGCTAACAGAGCTAATAAAGTCAGTAAGTAAAAACCGATTAGGTGAAGAAAAGGCCCTTGCTTTATATGAAGCTGCTAAGATGAGCGGAGGCATCAAAGAAGGAACCCGGTCCATTGTAATGGAGATCAAGATACATCTTGATCAGATAGATCGTTTAGAATCTTATCAAAAGTCACTAAAGGATGAGATAGAGAATTATTTAAAAGAAGTGCCATACAGCAGGAACATATTATCCATAAAAGGGATAGGACCCATAATCGCAGCCATTTTAATAGGAGAGTTAGGAGATATCCGCAGATATAAAAGTTATCGTGAGTTAGAGAAGATAGCGGGATTAAACCTGTATGAAGTCAGTTCTGGCCAACATAAAGGTAAACATCACATAAGCAAACGCGGTCGGAGTTTATTAAGAAAAGCTCTTTTTTATATAGCCATCAATGCAAGTAGAGGTATCTTACAAGAAGTTTATCAGGTACATAAGGAGAAAGGGATGGCCAGCGCCAAGGCTTTAACGGCGTTATCCAGAAAGATATTAGCCATTATTTTTGCATTAGTAAGAGATGATAGTTTCTACATAGAAGGCTATAAAAAATCAAATAAAGCAGCCTAA
- the mutS gene encoding DNA mismatch repair protein MutS encodes MKKGKKKNENKTTPLMEQYLRIKADYKDVLLLYRMGDFYETFYEDAKILSRTLGIALTKRAHGKTADVPLAGFPYHALDNYLPKLLNAGLRVAICEQVEDPKTAKGVVKREVVEIASPGVTLSDKLLDSRSNNYLVAVHLEEDICGIAVADVSTGSFLVAEFPAQNLLEQLIRYQPREILVAASRLDALQTLIANHLNALLTKREDWLFDRNYMYELLLQHFKTHSLKGFGVEDMQAGIIAAGVVIHYLQENYKTRLEHFIHLQRVNLSRYMVLDESTRRNLEISESISGGGVRNTLLHFIDFTITPMGARLFKQWIQQPLLDMEEINHRLDIVSELVGDAPLREQLAAELKQIFDTERLLGKIVTNRANARDVLNLGQSLKQIVPIKAIIDQTTCDTLKAHFQSFQILDSLTEKIDRAIVENPPITLQEGGIIRAGYHAELDELRAISEQGKDWLLAYQQRERERTGISTLKVNYNKVFGYYIEVTNVHKDKIPPEYVRKQTLVNAERFITQELKEWEDKILGAEEKINELEYRLFQEIREEVGRYVEPIQLNSRLIAELDCFLSLAQAAIENNYVRPEIDDSRALEIREGRHPVVEKTLPPGEDFIANDAYLDPDSEQIWIITGPNMAGKSTFLRQVGLIVLMAQIGSYVPAAKARIGIVDRIFTRVGASDNLASGESTFLVEMNETANILNNATPRSLILLDEIGRGTSTFDGLSIAWAVAEYIYREPRLRCKTLFATHYHELTELALLYPRIKNYNVAVEEWKDQVIFLRKIVPGGSDNSYGIYVAQMAGLPAPLIARAKEILTNLEANELSPTTRKPRLAMRRSGRTYDANQLSLFDDREKEEKETGKKVKQELKKVDINNLTPLQALQKLDELKKLIE; translated from the coding sequence ATGAAAAAGGGAAAAAAGAAAAACGAAAATAAGACCACGCCTTTAATGGAGCAGTACCTGCGCATTAAGGCCGATTACAAGGACGTTTTGCTGCTCTACCGTATGGGCGATTTTTACGAAACTTTTTACGAAGACGCCAAAATTCTTTCCAGAACGCTGGGGATTGCATTAACCAAAAGGGCGCACGGCAAAACGGCCGATGTGCCGCTGGCCGGATTTCCGTACCACGCGCTGGACAATTATTTACCGAAACTATTAAACGCCGGTTTGCGCGTTGCCATCTGCGAACAGGTAGAAGACCCCAAAACGGCTAAAGGCGTGGTAAAACGGGAAGTGGTAGAAATCGCCTCGCCTGGCGTCACCCTTTCGGACAAACTGCTGGATAGCCGTTCCAACAATTACCTGGTGGCCGTGCATCTGGAAGAAGATATCTGTGGAATAGCTGTGGCGGATGTTTCTACCGGCAGCTTTCTGGTGGCAGAGTTCCCTGCGCAAAACCTGCTTGAGCAGCTTATTCGTTACCAGCCGCGCGAAATTTTGGTGGCCGCCTCCCGGCTGGATGCCCTGCAAACATTAATCGCCAACCATCTCAATGCCCTGTTGACCAAACGCGAGGACTGGCTTTTTGATCGCAACTACATGTACGAGTTATTGCTGCAACATTTTAAAACCCATTCATTAAAAGGCTTTGGCGTGGAAGACATGCAGGCTGGCATTATTGCGGCCGGCGTGGTCATCCATTATTTGCAAGAAAATTACAAAACGCGTCTTGAACATTTCATCCATTTACAGCGCGTCAATCTCTCCAGATACATGGTGCTCGATGAAAGTACGCGCCGAAACCTGGAAATTTCTGAATCCATCTCCGGCGGCGGCGTGCGCAATACTCTGTTGCACTTCATCGATTTTACCATAACGCCCATGGGCGCCCGGCTATTTAAACAGTGGATTCAACAACCGCTGCTGGACATGGAAGAGATCAATCACCGGCTGGACATTGTTAGCGAATTGGTAGGTGATGCGCCATTAAGAGAGCAGTTGGCTGCGGAATTGAAGCAGATTTTCGATACGGAACGCCTGTTAGGGAAGATTGTCACCAATCGCGCCAATGCCCGCGACGTGCTGAACCTCGGCCAGTCGTTAAAACAAATTGTGCCCATAAAAGCGATCATCGATCAAACAACCTGCGACACGTTAAAAGCGCACTTTCAATCTTTTCAAATTCTTGATTCGCTCACCGAAAAAATTGATCGGGCCATTGTGGAAAATCCGCCGATCACCCTGCAGGAAGGTGGTATCATTCGGGCCGGCTACCATGCCGAGCTGGATGAACTGCGCGCCATTTCTGAACAGGGTAAGGACTGGCTGCTGGCGTATCAGCAAAGAGAACGGGAGCGCACCGGCATTTCGACGCTGAAGGTTAATTACAACAAGGTGTTTGGTTATTACATCGAAGTGACCAACGTGCATAAAGATAAAATTCCGCCAGAATACGTGCGAAAGCAGACCCTGGTCAATGCGGAGCGCTTTATCACTCAGGAACTGAAAGAGTGGGAAGATAAAATTCTGGGCGCAGAAGAAAAGATCAACGAACTTGAATACCGCCTGTTTCAGGAAATTAGAGAAGAGGTCGGCCGCTACGTGGAGCCCATTCAGTTAAACAGCCGGTTGATCGCCGAGCTGGATTGTTTTTTGAGTTTAGCTCAAGCGGCCATCGAAAACAACTATGTGCGGCCGGAAATAGACGATAGCAGGGCGCTGGAAATTCGCGAAGGACGCCATCCGGTGGTGGAGAAGACCCTGCCGCCCGGCGAGGATTTTATCGCCAACGACGCCTACCTGGATCCCGATTCGGAGCAAATCTGGATTATTACCGGCCCTAATATGGCCGGTAAATCTACCTTTTTGCGTCAGGTGGGATTGATTGTGCTGATGGCTCAGATCGGTTCGTACGTGCCGGCGGCAAAGGCGCGAATTGGTATTGTAGATCGAATCTTTACGCGCGTGGGCGCCTCCGACAACCTGGCCTCAGGCGAGAGCACGTTTCTGGTAGAGATGAACGAGACGGCCAATATTTTGAACAACGCCACGCCGCGCAGCCTTATTTTACTCGATGAAATCGGTCGCGGCACCAGCACATTTGACGGCCTGTCCATTGCCTGGGCCGTGGCCGAATACATTTACCGCGAGCCGCGATTGCGCTGTAAAACCCTGTTTGCCACCCATTACCATGAGCTGACCGAGCTGGCGCTGCTTTATCCGCGCATCAAAAATTACAACGTGGCGGTGGAAGAGTGGAAAGATCAGGTGATCTTTTTACGCAAGATCGTACCCGGCGGATCCGATAACTCATACGGGATTTACGTGGCGCAGATGGCCGGTTTGCCCGCGCCGCTCATTGCCCGGGCTAAAGAGATTTTAACCAATCTGGAAGCCAATGAACTTTCGCCCACCACACGCAAACCGCGTTTAGCCATGCGGCGCAGCGGACGCACGTACGACGCCAATCAACTAAGCCTTTTTGACGACCGGGAAAAAGAGGAAAAAGAAACGGGCAAAAAGGTGAAACAGGAATTAAAAAAGGTCGATATTAACAACCTGACTCCCTTGCAAGCACTGCAAAAGCTGGATGAGTTGAAAAAACTGATCGAATGA